The DNA sequence CGGCTGGTCGGCCGGGGCGTTTTTGGTGGCGAACCAGTAGACGCGCTCGTGATCGACGGGCAGCAGGCCAAAGCGCGAACCGCAGCCCCACGACTCGCCGGCGCGCAGGTTAGCCGTGGGGAAAGGGGTGATGGCTCGCCAGGCGGTGTAGCCGGAATAGCGCGGCGGCGTGCGCCCGAACATCTGCGCTCGGACCGCCGAGTGAATACCATCCGCGCCGATGAGGGCGTCGGATCGCGCCGTCTGCCCCCCGGCGAAGCGGGCGGTGACGCCGTCGC is a window from the bacterium genome containing:
- a CDS encoding FAD-dependent monooxygenase — its product is NAIKVLRQLGLGEALAAISMVAPLVATRNPRGDILAQLPSATIEQRFGAAVRIVHRAELLAMLTEALADTPLHLGHECTGFDQDGDGVTARFAGGQTARSDALIGADGIHSAVRAQMFGRTPPRYSGYTAWRAITPFPTANLRAGESWGCGSRFGLLPVDHERVYWFATKNAPADQP